In the genome of Paenibacillus sp. FSL R5-0766, one region contains:
- a CDS encoding phosphatase PAP2 family protein — protein MSRLFLKFQDYDRNVFMWINGRLHNRFMNFWLYYFTHLGGATSSIAISLLIWLLAPAPWSTTGLQACIALAVSHIPVAIAKKLYPRIRPYLALPDTITFRNPLTDHSFPSGHTTAIFSVTVPFMTTDPILLLILLPVALVVGFSRIYLGLHYPSDVLAGATIGTLVALATVAFWS, from the coding sequence ATGAGCCGTTTATTCTTAAAGTTTCAAGATTATGATCGAAATGTTTTTATGTGGATCAACGGCCGACTTCATAATCGTTTTATGAATTTTTGGCTGTATTATTTCACCCATCTGGGTGGAGCAACTTCTTCTATTGCAATATCGTTGTTAATCTGGCTGCTTGCTCCAGCTCCATGGAGCACAACAGGACTCCAGGCTTGTATCGCTCTTGCGGTCAGCCACATTCCTGTAGCCATCGCGAAAAAATTGTATCCCCGCATTCGACCTTATCTGGCCTTGCCGGATACAATTACGTTCCGTAATCCCCTGACGGATCACTCGTTTCCTTCAGGGCACACAACTGCCATTTTTTCGGTCACAGTTCCCTTTATGACCACTGATCCGATCTTATTGCTAATATTGTTGCCTGTGGCCCTTGTTGTCGGATTCTCTCGAATTTATCTGGGGTTACACTATCCTTCCGATGTTCTGGCGGGTGCCACAATAGGTACTTTAGTCGCACTTGCAACAGTTGCATTCTGGTCTTAA
- a CDS encoding helix-turn-helix domain-containing protein, whose amino-acid sequence MRKRSEDSQKVFTRILIGIIISTVATLLVASTILYVNYNRIALRQVYRTDMNSLTQTSREVAKMTETAKSLSYQIYQDYTISSLLLYSKPNIYEITSAMEQLDNYRMSLPFIESIYVYNSKSKEFFISSNMRNGQQSISEIDDQGITSILQRFHDYKPFVPIPRTYQVGSTEATEVNSYTYLCYDTINDNAKLNYAVIVNIKDDWLSPNMNAVDQPGKTFIVNEKGDLLSDFGDRALMKNLSSEAFMKPIMQDMGQSAYFTEKVDGEKSLITYTAPDDLGWRYVRITPYDLITSDIRSMRTHTILFCVGLLFAGLLLSYLVSRKLYHPIDKVLVRLRVMEAERRGSLHLLRQDFLRGALQGRETVTGGMLEERMKFYGSSIDVRRASRLVLLRIDHFTEFCETYRDETQLVKYAMMNICTETADLHYNAEAVDMGGDLITLIFNEKAESHELGQPAHNRIEELLRMMQAAVMTHLKCSISCTIGTEEDSLEDSIASYTRSAEASLHRLFMGPGCLIYTSDIMAYHAKEYAFPAGKERQLVDHLMTGKTREAKQVYTDIVGETAAYPFTVFQLALSHLTMTLNHVRNTLKKNNQLTLDSVSDGLMLPVKDAEDISEVHEHFYRMFDELGSKVEEKRTLKHEELIRKINGIIERDYADPNLCLTSIADELGMSPIYVSRLYKQLTLKGLTDVINETRIAKAQHLLVETENSVADIAERTGFTNSSYFYRMFKKFNGVTPNDYRRKEFHSENF is encoded by the coding sequence ATGCGTAAACGTTCAGAGGACAGTCAGAAGGTCTTCACACGGATTCTGATCGGCATTATTATCAGTACCGTCGCTACCTTACTTGTGGCTTCTACTATTTTGTACGTCAACTATAATCGAATTGCTCTTCGCCAGGTGTATCGTACAGATATGAACAGTCTTACTCAAACCAGCCGTGAAGTGGCCAAAATGACCGAGACTGCGAAATCATTGTCATATCAGATTTATCAGGACTACACCATCTCTTCATTACTGCTCTATTCCAAACCAAATATCTATGAGATTACATCGGCGATGGAGCAGCTAGACAACTACCGTATGTCCCTTCCCTTTATCGAATCCATCTATGTATATAACTCCAAAAGTAAAGAATTCTTTATCAGTTCCAACATGCGCAATGGGCAGCAGTCCATCTCGGAGATCGATGATCAGGGGATTACAAGCATCCTCCAACGCTTCCATGACTATAAACCTTTTGTGCCTATCCCGCGTACATATCAGGTCGGCTCTACCGAAGCAACAGAGGTTAACAGCTACACCTATCTCTGTTATGACACGATTAATGATAACGCGAAGCTAAACTATGCTGTCATCGTTAATATCAAGGATGATTGGCTCAGTCCAAATATGAATGCTGTGGATCAACCAGGCAAGACCTTTATCGTGAATGAGAAGGGAGACCTTTTATCTGACTTTGGCGACCGTGCATTGATGAAAAATCTCTCCAGCGAAGCTTTTATGAAGCCAATTATGCAGGATATGGGGCAATCAGCTTACTTTACCGAGAAAGTCGACGGAGAAAAATCTCTCATCACCTATACCGCTCCCGATGACCTGGGTTGGCGTTATGTAAGAATAACACCTTATGATCTGATTACCTCAGATATACGGAGTATGCGCACACATACCATTTTGTTTTGTGTTGGACTTCTCTTCGCAGGCTTGCTGCTCTCTTACCTTGTGTCCCGAAAACTATATCACCCTATTGATAAGGTGCTTGTTCGTTTACGTGTGATGGAAGCAGAGCGACGTGGTAGTCTTCATTTGTTACGGCAGGATTTTCTACGAGGGGCCCTGCAGGGCCGCGAAACAGTAACTGGAGGTATGCTGGAAGAACGGATGAAGTTCTATGGTTCCTCCATTGATGTTCGGCGTGCATCCAGATTGGTATTGCTGCGTATTGACCATTTTACCGAATTCTGTGAAACGTACCGTGATGAGACCCAGCTTGTAAAATACGCCATGATGAACATCTGCACCGAGACAGCCGATCTCCACTACAATGCAGAAGCTGTGGACATGGGCGGTGATCTGATCACACTCATCTTCAATGAAAAAGCCGAAAGCCATGAACTTGGGCAACCTGCTCATAACCGGATCGAAGAGCTGCTACGTATGATGCAGGCAGCTGTAATGACCCATTTGAAATGCTCCATCTCCTGTACGATCGGCACGGAAGAAGATTCATTGGAAGACAGTATTGCATCCTATACCAGATCAGCCGAAGCCTCACTGCATCGTTTGTTCATGGGACCAGGCTGTCTGATCTATACCTCTGACATCATGGCGTATCACGCCAAGGAGTACGCATTCCCAGCAGGTAAGGAAAGACAACTTGTCGATCATCTAATGACAGGTAAGACGCGAGAAGCAAAACAAGTCTATACAGACATCGTCGGCGAGACAGCCGCATATCCGTTTACCGTCTTCCAGCTAGCCTTATCCCATCTGACGATGACACTGAACCATGTACGAAATACCCTCAAGAAGAATAATCAACTCACGCTTGATTCAGTCTCGGATGGTCTAATGCTGCCTGTCAAAGACGCGGAAGATATTAGTGAAGTACATGAACACTTCTATCGGATGTTTGATGAGCTTGGTTCCAAAGTCGAGGAGAAACGTACACTGAAGCACGAAGAGTTGATTCGTAAAATCAATGGCATAATTGAGCGGGACTATGCGGACCCCAATCTCTGTCTAACCTCCATTGCAGATGAACTGGGCATGTCGCCCATCTATGTGAGCAGGCTCTACAAACAGCTCACACTGAAAGGGCTCACGGACGTGATTAACGAAACCCGCATAGCCAAGGCCCAGCATCTGCTGGTAGAGACAGAGAACTCCGTTGCCGATATTGCCGAGAGAACGGGATTCACCAACAGTTCATACTTCTATCGCATGTTCAAAAAGTTCAATGGTGTTACACCAAACGATTATCGCCGCAAAGAGTTTCATTCAGAGAACTTTTGA
- the trmB gene encoding tRNA (guanosine(46)-N7)-methyltransferase TrmB: protein MRLRGRKGIRENLEQQVDLVVLDPKQHKGKWSELFGNDHPIFVEFGMGKGQFISQMSYKYPEYNFIGIDMYDELVRRASEKARNAWSQADVETPPNLKLALANIEQIEEVFEPEELERIYLNFSDPWPKAKHARRRLTHPRFLKKYTELLNPKGQIHFKTDSETLFDFSLNAIADFGLQMTNISLNLHRDGLNEEHVMTEYEQKFMGKGMNIHRVEVIVGEEALREYQQTRLDKYKVREASDESGEDQEQE from the coding sequence ATGCGTTTACGTGGCAGAAAAGGGATAAGAGAAAATCTGGAGCAACAAGTTGATCTTGTTGTACTGGACCCCAAGCAACATAAAGGAAAATGGTCTGAACTGTTTGGCAATGATCACCCGATCTTCGTGGAATTTGGTATGGGTAAAGGCCAATTTATCAGCCAAATGAGTTATAAATATCCGGAATATAATTTCATCGGTATTGATATGTATGATGAACTGGTGCGTCGTGCCAGTGAGAAAGCTCGTAATGCGTGGAGTCAGGCTGATGTGGAGACACCTCCGAACCTGAAGCTTGCGCTGGCAAATATTGAACAGATCGAAGAAGTTTTTGAACCGGAAGAACTGGAGCGCATTTATTTGAACTTCAGTGACCCTTGGCCAAAAGCAAAACATGCACGTCGTCGTTTGACGCATCCGCGCTTCCTGAAGAAATACACGGAACTGCTTAATCCCAAAGGTCAGATTCATTTCAAAACCGATTCGGAGACACTGTTTGATTTCTCACTCAACGCCATTGCCGACTTCGGCCTGCAAATGACCAATATTTCTTTGAATCTGCATCGTGATGGTTTGAATGAAGAACATGTGATGACGGAGTACGAGCAGAAATTCATGGGTAAAGGTATGAACATTCACCGGGTTGAAGTGATTGTTGGTGAAGAGGCCTTGCGTGAGTATCAGCAGACACGTCTGGACAAGTATAAAGTTCGTGAAGCTTCTGATGAGTCCGGCGAAGATCAGGAACAGGAATAA
- a CDS encoding ABC transporter permease subunit, with protein sequence MLKELNKNKIMFLMLLPTLIFFLINSYFPMVGIYYAFTRYDFEGGLFGSPFVGLENFKFLWQSGMLLKLTTNTVGYNLAFIILGNGLAIFCAIMLSEIRGRLFKKITQSVMFLPYFISFVLLSVIAYNMFNYESGFVNTVLKRFEAGPVDIYNTPWIWVFLIIIFYLWKNLGYSMVIYLAAITGISDEYYEAARIDGANIFQRIWYITVPMLKPTFVILLLFSLGSIMKGQFDLFYQLIGNNGVLYNATDIIDTYVYRSLKVTFDIGMATAAGLYQSLFGFILIMTVNYIIRKVNEDYALF encoded by the coding sequence ATGCTCAAAGAATTGAACAAAAACAAAATCATGTTTCTGATGCTGTTGCCCACGCTGATCTTTTTTCTGATTAACTCGTATTTTCCGATGGTCGGCATCTATTATGCGTTCACCCGGTATGATTTTGAAGGCGGATTATTTGGCAGTCCATTTGTCGGTCTGGAGAACTTTAAGTTCCTATGGCAATCCGGAATGCTGCTGAAGCTCACAACCAACACCGTGGGTTACAATCTCGCCTTCATTATATTAGGAAACGGTCTGGCGATCTTCTGTGCGATTATGCTTAGCGAGATCCGGGGCAGGTTATTCAAAAAAATTACGCAATCCGTCATGTTTTTGCCGTATTTCATCTCATTTGTACTATTAAGTGTAATCGCTTACAACATGTTTAACTACGAGTCGGGTTTTGTGAACACGGTGCTCAAACGTTTTGAGGCCGGCCCGGTCGACATCTATAACACACCCTGGATCTGGGTGTTCCTGATCATCATCTTTTACCTATGGAAAAATCTTGGATACAGCATGGTCATCTATCTGGCTGCCATAACGGGTATCAGTGACGAGTATTATGAAGCTGCCCGAATCGACGGGGCCAATATTTTTCAGCGGATCTGGTACATTACGGTACCGATGCTGAAGCCAACCTTTGTCATCCTGTTGTTGTTCTCGCTTGGCAGCATTATGAAGGGGCAGTTTGACCTGTTCTATCAACTGATCGGTAATAACGGGGTACTGTACAACGCTACAGATATTATTGATACGTATGTGTATCGTTCACTGAAAGTAACGTTTGATATCGGGATGGCAACGGCTGCGGGTCTGTATCAGTCCTTGTTTGGATTCATTTTGATCATGACCGTCAACTATATTATTCGCAAAGTAAATGAGGACTACGCCTTGTTCTAG
- a CDS encoding class I SAM-dependent methyltransferase has translation MGFLSVLSCAHQWIASRLQPGDLAIDATVGTGADTLFLAQQVGRRGQVIGFDIQSEALTLAQARIRKQNDEAKLGSISMLQLSHDRMAEAVPESWLGEVGAVMFNLGYLPSESADSSIITETDSTIAALEAALALLRPRGIITVVLYPGHDGGAQEAEAVLDWSSALPVEQAQVVMYRQLQRETSPFLIGIEKK, from the coding sequence ATGGGCTTTCTTTCGGTTCTCAGCTGTGCGCATCAGTGGATTGCTTCCCGTCTGCAGCCAGGTGATCTGGCGATAGATGCAACGGTGGGTACAGGAGCAGACACACTATTTTTGGCACAACAAGTAGGCAGACGTGGTCAAGTCATTGGATTCGATATTCAAAGTGAAGCCCTCACGCTGGCACAGGCCCGGATTCGAAAACAAAATGATGAAGCCAAGCTTGGCTCCATCTCCATGCTTCAACTAAGCCATGATCGAATGGCAGAAGCAGTGCCTGAGTCATGGCTTGGTGAGGTTGGTGCAGTTATGTTCAATCTGGGGTACCTGCCTTCAGAAAGTGCAGATTCCTCCATCATCACCGAGACTGACAGCACGATCGCTGCACTTGAGGCTGCACTCGCTTTATTACGCCCTCGCGGAATTATTACGGTTGTGCTCTACCCCGGTCATGACGGAGGGGCACAGGAAGCAGAAGCTGTATTAGACTGGTCCTCTGCCCTTCCGGTGGAACAGGCACAGGTTGTGATGTATCGCCAATTGCAGCGAGAAACTTCTCCTTTTCTGATCGGAATCGAGAAAAAATAA
- a CDS encoding glycosyltransferase, with amino-acid sequence MEKKRVLLLSEGFGTGHTQAAYALSSNLRKLSPDVQTKVLELGSFLNPKVAPLIITAYKKTVTNQPKLFGYVYRHQYKKSLNRLTTLALHKLFYTHTRSVVRQLRPDAIVCTHPIPSAVISRLKRLGVQVPLCTVITDYDAHGTWINREVDLYLVSSDEVKSKLMLRGVPTENIRVTGIPVHPNFWEHPGREEIRNRFNLKNMPTVLVMGGGWGMLSDKLVHPLLTRWHEDIQIIFCLGRNDKARISMEQNPMYRKENIHIMGYTNEVDKLMEVSDLLITKPGGMTCSEGLAKGIPMLFHNPIPGQEEENVHYFTTRGLGEPITSPDVVVKWMNKLLHHYPDVVRKRKRHLAEIAKVHPMQSAQSIIDLLEDVRPSSAEEARL; translated from the coding sequence GTGGAGAAAAAAAGAGTATTACTATTATCTGAAGGCTTTGGTACGGGTCATACTCAAGCCGCCTATGCACTGTCCAGCAATTTGCGAAAGCTCTCGCCAGACGTGCAGACAAAAGTGCTTGAACTGGGAAGTTTCTTAAATCCAAAGGTTGCACCTCTGATTATAACAGCATACAAAAAAACGGTTACCAACCAACCCAAACTTTTCGGATACGTATACAGGCACCAATATAAAAAATCATTGAACAGGCTGACCACACTGGCGTTGCATAAACTGTTCTATACACATACACGCAGCGTTGTGCGCCAGTTACGTCCCGATGCGATCGTCTGTACACATCCGATTCCAAGTGCTGTCATATCCAGACTGAAACGTCTGGGTGTACAGGTTCCCCTTTGCACAGTCATTACCGACTATGATGCACATGGGACGTGGATTAACCGTGAAGTAGACCTTTATCTGGTTTCTTCAGATGAGGTTAAGTCCAAACTAATGCTACGAGGCGTACCTACAGAAAACATTCGAGTCACGGGCATTCCGGTGCATCCAAATTTCTGGGAGCATCCCGGGCGAGAAGAGATCCGAAACAGATTTAACCTCAAGAACATGCCTACTGTACTGGTGATGGGTGGCGGTTGGGGAATGCTCAGCGACAAGCTGGTCCATCCGCTGCTGACACGCTGGCATGAAGATATTCAGATCATTTTTTGTCTGGGTCGCAATGATAAAGCACGGATCAGCATGGAACAGAACCCCATGTATCGCAAAGAAAACATTCATATTATGGGGTACACCAACGAAGTAGACAAATTGATGGAAGTATCCGACCTGCTGATCACCAAACCTGGGGGAATGACATGCAGTGAAGGCTTGGCGAAAGGAATTCCCATGTTGTTCCACAACCCTATACCTGGTCAGGAAGAAGAAAACGTCCATTATTTTACGACAAGAGGGTTGGGAGAACCCATAACTTCGCCCGACGTAGTGGTTAAATGGATGAACAAGCTGTTGCATCACTACCCGGATGTTGTACGTAAACGCAAACGTCATCTGGCGGAAATCGCCAAGGTTCATCCGATGCAGAGTGCTCAAAGTATTATCGATCTGCTGGAGGACGTTCGTCCTTCATCCGCAGAAGAGGCCCGTTTATGA
- a CDS encoding carbohydrate ABC transporter permease → MNTPMSTHTRTNTRLRDSEFTFMFQLISYSFIIILSIMCLLPFLLILSGSFSSNESIVRDGYHLFPTDFSLEGYKMVFKFPTQVLKAYGVTVFTTVVGTTLGLFLITMAGFVLQRKDFKYRNTFSFFIYFTTLFGGGLVPWYIMLANYFNLTDTYTVLIFPGLMTPFLIILMKNFIRSAVPDELIESAKIDGANDFRIYFSIVLKLAMPGIATVGLFLALGYWNDWFTSSLFINNPDMYQLQFYLYNTMNTITFIDQMAIGTGITLSQDVPTESTKMAMAIVVTGPILFLYPFVQRYFVKGLTIGAVKG, encoded by the coding sequence ATGAACACGCCAATGAGTACTCACACTCGTACGAATACTCGTCTCAGAGATTCGGAATTCACTTTCATGTTTCAACTGATTTCCTACAGCTTCATCATCATTTTATCGATCATGTGTCTGCTACCGTTTCTGCTGATTCTATCCGGTTCATTCAGCAGCAACGAGTCGATTGTGAGGGATGGTTATCACCTCTTTCCAACGGACTTTTCCCTGGAAGGTTACAAAATGGTGTTCAAATTCCCGACTCAGGTACTCAAGGCTTATGGGGTAACGGTCTTTACAACGGTGGTGGGGACTACGCTAGGGCTGTTCCTCATCACGATGGCCGGATTTGTGCTCCAGCGTAAGGATTTTAAATATCGGAACACGTTCTCGTTTTTTATCTACTTCACAACCCTGTTTGGTGGGGGACTTGTGCCTTGGTACATTATGCTGGCGAACTACTTCAATCTCACAGATACGTACACCGTACTGATTTTCCCGGGGTTGATGACGCCATTTCTCATTATCCTGATGAAAAACTTCATTCGCTCGGCAGTGCCGGATGAATTGATTGAGTCCGCCAAAATTGATGGAGCAAATGACTTCCGCATCTATTTCAGCATTGTGTTGAAACTGGCGATGCCTGGTATCGCCACCGTAGGTCTGTTCCTGGCACTGGGTTACTGGAATGACTGGTTTACCTCATCCCTCTTCATTAACAACCCGGATATGTACCAACTGCAATTTTATCTCTACAACACGATGAACACGATTACATTCATTGACCAGATGGCGATTGGCACGGGGATCACACTCAGTCAGGATGTGCCTACCGAATCAACCAAGATGGCAATGGCTATCGTTGTAACGGGACCGATTTTGTTCCTGTATCCGTTTGTACAACGTTATTTTGTCAAAGGACTCACCATTGGTGCAGTGAAAGGTTAG
- a CDS encoding extracellular solute-binding protein — protein sequence MRNKTIRHLSLVLALMLFAGVLAACNNGSGGSTQGSEQGGTSGNKGEKVTLQFYMLGDAPKDLPVIESEINKLAEADLNVNVKFNYTSWTDWDQKYKLLLSSGQPIDLIFTADWTFYQSYAKKGAFLPLDEMLPTAAPALKAHVPDDMWNAVKINDKIYTVPSTWIEYVTEGIAYREDLREKYNLPKPESLETLEAYLEGIKANEPNMIPIADSNANHTYGIRQLTSKLVNTAGQLPYGLDIMYDTPSTVTSYWGSAQHLEDLKTYKRWMDKGFFPKNVLNVKDTSNSLLQNGKAAVVLSGENPNKFNADVIKVQSTHPDWKLAYFPYPNAKGFAQPVHPIHNGFAIPRSSKNPEKALAFYEKLVTDKRYNWLTEYGVEGKNFEVDNGYYKMVGDAQTNGFPREGMNGWAWRNPEFMLYDKTFDDVLTMFEDLDKIKKPDIYTGFAEDWTPYQAEKAALEQVEKQYLYPLNVGLVADVEAGLNTFMEKAKQAGLEKIQAEYTKQWQEYLKSTGIQ from the coding sequence ATGCGTAACAAAACAATTCGGCACCTGTCTCTGGTACTTGCCCTGATGTTGTTCGCCGGGGTACTTGCCGCATGTAACAACGGTTCGGGGGGATCGACGCAAGGAAGTGAACAAGGAGGAACATCCGGGAACAAAGGCGAGAAAGTCACACTTCAATTTTACATGCTTGGGGATGCTCCCAAAGATCTGCCTGTTATTGAATCCGAGATCAATAAGCTGGCGGAGGCTGATCTGAACGTCAATGTGAAATTCAACTACACCTCATGGACCGACTGGGATCAAAAATATAAACTGCTGCTGTCTTCCGGACAGCCGATCGATCTGATCTTCACAGCGGATTGGACATTCTACCAGTCCTATGCCAAGAAGGGCGCGTTCCTGCCACTGGATGAAATGTTGCCTACAGCAGCGCCAGCACTGAAAGCTCATGTACCTGATGACATGTGGAATGCTGTCAAAATCAATGACAAAATCTATACTGTTCCATCAACTTGGATTGAGTATGTAACCGAGGGAATTGCGTACCGTGAGGACTTACGCGAGAAGTACAATCTTCCGAAACCGGAATCCTTGGAGACGCTTGAAGCGTATCTGGAGGGCATCAAAGCCAACGAACCCAATATGATTCCGATTGCGGATAGCAATGCCAACCACACCTATGGTATTCGTCAATTGACATCCAAGCTGGTTAATACAGCAGGTCAACTTCCATATGGACTGGATATTATGTATGACACACCATCAACCGTGACGTCCTATTGGGGGTCCGCGCAACACCTGGAAGACCTGAAAACATACAAACGTTGGATGGACAAAGGATTCTTCCCGAAAAACGTACTGAATGTAAAAGATACATCCAACTCGTTGTTGCAAAATGGAAAAGCGGCTGTTGTTTTGTCCGGGGAAAACCCTAACAAATTTAATGCAGATGTAATCAAGGTGCAGTCTACGCATCCGGATTGGAAACTGGCTTATTTCCCTTACCCGAATGCAAAAGGGTTTGCACAACCGGTTCACCCGATCCATAACGGATTTGCGATTCCGCGTAGCAGTAAAAACCCGGAAAAAGCATTGGCATTTTATGAGAAACTGGTGACAGACAAACGTTATAACTGGTTGACTGAATACGGCGTTGAAGGCAAAAACTTCGAGGTAGATAATGGATACTACAAAATGGTCGGAGATGCACAAACAAATGGCTTCCCACGTGAGGGCATGAATGGCTGGGCTTGGCGTAATCCGGAATTCATGCTCTATGATAAAACCTTTGATGATGTCCTGACCATGTTTGAAGATCTCGACAAAATCAAAAAGCCGGATATCTATACCGGATTTGCTGAAGACTGGACTCCGTACCAAGCCGAGAAGGCTGCATTGGAGCAAGTGGAAAAACAATATTTATATCCGCTTAATGTAGGTTTGGTGGCAGACGTAGAGGCTGGATTGAACACATTTATGGAGAAGGCTAAACAAGCAGGATTGGAAAAAATTCAGGCAGAATACACCAAGCAGTGGCAGGAGTACTTGAAGTCAACAGGAATTCAATAG
- a CDS encoding TIGR01212 family radical SAM protein (This family includes YhcC from E. coli K-12, an uncharacterized radical SAM protein.) gives MNAPALQSPLLWGDKRFHTWNYEMRDQFNNKVFKVMLDAGFTCPNRDGSIAKGGCTFCSARGSGDFAGSRREDLVTQFNTIRDKQHLKWPTAHYIGYFQAYTNTYAPVEELREYFEEILEQPGVVGLSIATRPDCFPDDVVDYLAELNERTYLWVEMGLQTIHDSTSTLINRAHDTKCYEEAVEKLRKRNIRVCTHIIYGLPQETHEMMLDTGRAVANMDVQGIKIHLLHLMRKTPMVKQYEAGLLRFLDQDEYIKLIVDTLEMLPPEMIVHRLTGDAPRDLLIGPMWSMNKWEVLNSIDRELRERDSWQGKYWRRA, from the coding sequence ATGAATGCACCTGCATTACAGTCCCCTCTGTTGTGGGGAGATAAACGATTCCATACCTGGAATTATGAGATGCGAGATCAATTTAACAATAAGGTTTTCAAAGTGATGCTGGATGCTGGATTCACCTGTCCCAACCGCGACGGTTCCATTGCCAAAGGTGGTTGCACCTTCTGCAGTGCGCGTGGATCAGGCGATTTTGCTGGCAGCAGACGTGAAGATCTGGTCACCCAATTCAATACAATTCGAGATAAACAGCACCTCAAGTGGCCTACAGCCCATTATATTGGCTACTTCCAAGCCTATACGAATACGTATGCTCCGGTTGAGGAGCTGCGCGAATATTTTGAAGAAATTCTTGAGCAACCCGGTGTTGTTGGTTTGTCCATCGCCACTCGCCCGGATTGTTTCCCAGATGACGTTGTTGATTATTTGGCTGAACTGAACGAACGCACCTATCTGTGGGTTGAGATGGGCCTTCAAACGATCCATGATTCCACATCAACATTGATTAATCGCGCGCACGACACGAAGTGTTACGAAGAAGCGGTTGAGAAACTGCGCAAACGGAATATACGTGTGTGCACACATATCATATATGGTCTGCCTCAAGAGACACATGAGATGATGCTGGACACTGGACGTGCAGTTGCCAATATGGATGTACAGGGAATCAAGATTCACCTGCTGCATCTGATGCGCAAAACACCAATGGTGAAGCAATACGAAGCTGGTCTTTTACGTTTTCTGGATCAGGACGAGTATATCAAGCTGATCGTAGATACACTGGAGATGCTTCCACCGGAAATGATCGTACACCGTCTTACAGGCGATGCACCACGTGATCTGTTGATTGGACCGATGTGGTCCATGAACAAATGGGAAGTGTTAAACTCCATTGATCGTGAGCTGCGAGAGCGGGATTCATGGCAAGGTAAGTATTGGAGGCGAGCATAG